From the genome of Delphinus delphis chromosome 8, mDelDel1.2, whole genome shotgun sequence, one region includes:
- the GRK2 gene encoding beta-adrenergic receptor kinase 1, whose amino-acid sequence MADLEAVLADVSYLMAMEKSKATPAARASKKILLPEPSIRSVMQKYLEDRGEVTFEKVFSQKLGYLLFRDFCLKHLEEAKPLVEFYEGIKKYEKLETEEERLACSREIFDTYIMKELLACSHPFSKSAIEHVQGHLAKKQVPPDLFQPYIEEICQNLRGDVFQKFIESDKFTRFCQWKNVELNIHLTMNDFSVHRIIGRGGFGEVYGCRKADTGKMYAMKCLDKKRIKMKQGETLALNERIMLSLVSTGDCPFIVCMSYAFHTPDKLSFILDLMNGGDLHYHLSQHGVFSEADMRFYAAEIILGLEHMHNRFVVYRDLKPANILLDEHGHVRISDLGLACDFSKKKPHASVGTHGYMAPEVLQKGVAYDSSADWFSLGCMLFKLLRGHSPFRQHKTKDKHEIDRMTLTMAVELPDSFSPELRSLLEGLLQRDVNRRLGCLGRGAQEVKESPFFRSLDWQMVFLQKYPPPLMPPRGEVNAADAFDIGSFDEEDTKGIKLLDSDQELYRNFPLTISERWQQEVAETVFDTINAETDRLEARKKTKNKQLGHEEDYALGKDCIMHGYMSKMGNPFLTQWQRRYFYLFPNRLEWRGEGEAPQSLLTMEEIQSVEETQIKERKCLLLKIRGGKQFVLQCDSDPELVQWKKELRDAYREAQQLVQRVPKMKNKPRSPVVELSKVPLVQRGSANGL is encoded by the exons CATCCGCAGCGTCATGCAGAAGTACCTGGAGGACCGGGGCGAGGTGACCTTTGAGAAGGTCTTCTCCCAGAAGCTGG GGTACCTGCTCTTCCGAGACTTCTGCCTGAAGCACCTGGAGGAGGCCAAGCCCTTGGTGGAGTTCTACGAGGGG ATCAAGAAATACGAGAAGCTGGAGACAGAGGAGGAACGCCTGGCCTGCAGCCGGGAGATCTTTGACACGTACATCATGAAGGAGCTGCTGGCCTGCTCACAC cCCTTCTCGAAAAGCGCCATCGAGCACGTCCAGGGCCATCTGGCGAAGAAGCAGGTGCCTCCGGATCTCTTCCAG CCATACATCGAAGAGATCTGTCAGAACCTCCGAGGAGATGTGTTCCAGAAATTCATTGAGAG CGATAAATTCACACGATTTTGCCAGTGGAAGAATGTGGAGCTCAACATCCAT CTGACCATGAACGACTTCAGCGTGCACCGTATCATCGGGCGAGGGGGCTTCGGCGAGGTCTACGGGTGCCGGAAGGCCGACACGGGCAAGAT GTATGCCATGAAGTGTCTGGACAAGAAGCGCATCAAGATGAAGCAAGGGGAGACACTGGCCCTGAACGAGCGCATCATGCTCTCCCTCGTCAGCACCGGG GACTGCCCGTTCATCGTCTGCATGTCGTACGCGTTCCACACGCCAGACAAGCTCAGCTTCATCCTGGATCTCATGAACG GCGGGGACCTGCACTACCACCTGTCCCAGCACGGGGTCTTCTCTGAGGCCGACATGCGCTTCTACGCGGCCGAGATCATCCTGGGCCTGGAGCACATGCACAACCGCTTTGTCGTCTACCGGGACCTGAAG CCGGCCAACATCCTGCTGGACGAGCATGGCCACGTGCGCATCTCAGACCTGGGCCTGGCCTGCGACTTTTCCAAGAAGAAGCCCCACGCCAGCGT GGGCACCCACGGGTACATGGCCCCCGAGGTTCTGCAGAAGGGCGTGGCCTACGATAGCAGCGCCGACTGGTTCTCCCTGGGCTGCATGCTCTTCAAGCTGCTGCGAGG GCATAGCCCTTTCCGGCAGCACAAGACCAAAGACAAGCATGAGATCGACAGAATGACATTGACCATG gctgtggagCTGCCCGACTCCTTTTCCCCTGAGCTCCGCTCCTTGCTGGAGGGGCTGCTACAGAGAGACGTCAACAGGAGGCTAGGCTGCCTGGGCCGAGG GGCCCAGGAAGTGAAGGAGAGCCCCTTCTTCCGTTCCCTGGACTGGCAGATGGTCTTCCTGCAGAAG TACCCTCCCCCGCTAATGCCCCCACGAGGGGAGGTGAATGCGGCAGACGCCTTCGACATTGGCTCCTTTGATGAGGAGGACACAAAAGGAATCAAG TTACTGGACAGCGACCAGGAGCTCTACCGCAACTTCCCCCTCACCATCTCGGAGCGGTGGCAGCAGGAGGTGGCAGAGACTGTCTTCGACACCATCAACGCTGAGACGGACCGGCTGGAGGCCcgcaagaaaaccaaaaacaagcaGCTGGGCCACGAGGAAG ACTACGCCCTGGGCAAGGACTGCATCATGCACGGCTACATGTCCAAGATGGGCAACCCCTTCCTGACCCAGTGGCAGCGGCGGTACTTCTACCTGTTCCCCAACCGGCTCGAGTGGCGGGGCGAGGGCGAGGCCCCG CAGAGCCTGCTGACCATGGAGGAGATCCAGTCGGTGGAGGAGACACAGATCAAGGAGCGAAAGTGCCTCCTCCTCAAGATCCGCGGCGGCAAGCAGTTCGTCCTGCAGTGCGAC AGCGACCCCGAGCTGGTGCAATGGAAGAAGGAGCTGCGTGACGCCTACCGCGAGGCCCAGCAGCTGGTGCAGCGGGTGCCCAAGATGAAGAACAAGCCGCGCTCGCCTGTCGTGGAGCTGAGCAAGGTGCCGCTGGTGCAGCGCGGCAGCGCCAACGGCCTCTGA